The following proteins are encoded in a genomic region of Lactiplantibacillus plantarum:
- a CDS encoding CsbD family protein, with translation MSDVNKKFDSKKDQLSGKAKEVEGKVTGDRAREAQGKTQSLMGKAKDKLADAEETVKGVVDEAKDKMKKKSDD, from the coding sequence ATGAGTGATGTTAACAAGAAGTTCGATAGCAAGAAGGACCAGTTGAGCGGCAAGGCCAAAGAAGTCGAAGGTAAAGTAACCGGGGACCGTGCACGTGAAGCCCAGGGCAAAACACAATCCTTAATGGGCAAAGCTAAGGACAAATTAGCTGACGCAGAAGAAACTGTTAAGGGCGTCGTGGATGAAGCTAAGGATAAAATGAAGAAGAAATCTGACGATTAA